The genomic window CTCGATTTTGAAATACATTAAATGTGTATATCCTGTTTTTTCTATATTATTAATATCAGAAGGTGAGTGATAATATCCTTCAAAATCTAAATCAGTATTATGATAGGCGTCCATAATTGCATTTGCCTTATCCAGTTCGATATGCAATTCTACATCATTAAATTGATTGATATGTCGTGGATAATGTTCATATACTTGATCTAATAATCCATTTTTTTGCAACACTTTATAAATATAGGTTTGTTCTAAAAACATTACATACTGTGGGATAAGAACGTCATCGAGCTTTACGTATTGATTTTTATACTTTGTGGTAAAATAAGATTCGTAATACTCGTAGATAATGCTTTTGTCTAAACATCGAAACAATCCCATATTAAAAAACCTCAAATCTTTGAGTGCATAATCGAAACAAAATTCAATTCCCTTATCCCGTAAATACTTATAAATTCGGTACGGATATGGTGTTGCACCTTCATCACACTGAACAATAATATCCTTTTGGGGTACCGGTTTGGTTATAAACACATCAAAATCGAAATACAGATATCCCGGAATAGCATCAGACAATAGTTTGTATGCTATAACTTTTGCATCCGGAAAAGTAAAATCAGGTGTTGCCTGATCTAGTCCTAAATGCACTTTATCATAGGGTAACCCCAGATTTCTTACCAAATACTCACCATATCTATCTGTAATAATATGAACCCCGCCATAGACCTCTTTGATCTTGGTAGCACTTAAGAACATATGAATACACGATTCTATTTTTTTATGGTTATTCTTAAATGGCTCTGTCCAGAGTAGGTGTACTGGTGTCATATACTTTATTTCTTTTTTTTGTATGATCAATTTTATACAAATCAATATCAGACGATTGGTCAGTATTTGGACAAAGTTCAAAATCAATCATTTTATTTTCATAATCAGAATCTTCTAACGCATCATCAAAACGTACTTTGTCTCTAGGTTTTTCGTTCGCAATTCTCTCATGATCCCCATGGTCTATAGTATCCTGACACAAATGAGGCGGGGTATCTATTTTTTTTACTCCTAATTTTCGTAATCGCAACGAAAACTCTGTATCCTCATAACCATAATTTGAAATTTTAAGGTTATATCCTCCCAGTTTTTTAAAGTCATCCCGATGCACCATAATACGACCAAGACTACCTTTTGCGCTTGGTAATGTAGGTCTTAGAAAGAAATTCTTTTCATTTTCGGCAACAGTGATACAATATGTCAAAAAACTAAGTCCTACGTAATTATCAGCATCTACATTAATTAGATATTCTCCTTTTGCCAAATTGTGGATCACATTTTTGGGCAATGTTCTGTGATAATATTTTGCTGTAGTATTCTTGTAGTAATGCACTACTTCATCTTTTACACCTTGAACGAACCAATCTTGATTAAATAGGTAGGCTTCTAATCCATCAGTAGAATTATAATCCAAAACATTTACATCTACTTGCCCTCTAAATTGTCTCGCAACCTTTACATTATTTTCTAATGTAGCCACCAAATGATCAAAGCGATTCATTACAACCGTGCATAGACTTAATTTAATCGGATTTTCTATTGTACTCTTTGAATTTACCAAATAACCATACTGGGGAAATTCTTCATTAATCTTATTTATGATTTTGTCTTGTACTGTTCTCGTATATTTACTAATGTGCGAAAAATGGGTGTATCCAATGGCATTAGCCGTTTCCTGAAGGGTATCTTTATCAGGCAATATCTGCTCAACATTAGAATTATTAGCCTTTACAGAACAATATAGAGAATACTGATCTATCACTCGAGAAGAATCTACCCATGTAGTTGTATCTGAAACCTCAAGGCATTTTAAGTAATTTGATACATATGAATCTTTTAGCTTCATATCATTAAACCCTACAATTCCTGTATTACAAACTGCATCGTAGGTTCTAATAATTTCTTCAACAGCATGTAGTTTAAAATCAACAAGCCATTTAATGTTTTTTACATCTTCGAATGTAATATCATTACTCTTAGCCAGGTAATCTTCAAAAACTAAGGTGTCTATGCTTTGTACGATGACATCAGACGTGCATTGTCGTACTTGATTGGCTACTTCTTTTTTTCTAAGAATAACATCCCAATCCATATGAACAAATGGCCTATTTTGTTTTGCAATAGCAAATATCTTACCCTTGGTCCATGTTCTATTATAATCCAAAAACGTAAGCTCTATAGAAAGATTGTCGATTGGAAGGTCTCGAAAATGATTAACACTATCTAAATCTGTTACAATTTCTACTTCAAACCCCCATTTTTTAGCAAATAAAACAGAAAGGTACAAGCAGTTGATTGAGGACTGCAAGATGTCTTCAATATTATGATTTTTTTTATGTTTGGCCCATCTTTTGAGTAAAGGTGCGGTCCAGAAACTATAAACAATTTTGTTCATCTATTTTATATTCTTTTCTTGTACAACCTAAAGGGTTCCGATAGCTGCTGTTTCTAATCTATCTTGGATAGATCTATAATAATCAGGAAATTTCTTATGTAACAATCTTTTAATTTTATTAATGTTTTTTGGATGGTACTTTGATGCTCCCAGCAAATGTGTATACCCTAAATTATTAGCATATTCTGACTGTTCCTGAATAGTACTTCCTGGTATTAAAACCGTGGGATCAATCCCAATAACTTTTAGCATGCTTGTTAGATTATATTGTTCTAACAGCAATGCTATTTCTAGATATCCGGGATAATCTTCTATAAATTTGTCATAATCCCCTCTATTATCACTTAAGGTATTTTTTAGTATCCGGTAAAAAGAAAGGAATTCATCTCGTAAAGCAAAATCTTTAAACCCAATCACCCCACAACTCCATGCATATGGTATAGTTGAGTCCCATAAATGTAAGTCTTTACAATAGTCATCAAAAAAATTGATAAGAGGCTCGTAGCAGTAATATCCTATATCTTTTCTTTCTACTATTACTTTTTCAAATTCGAACTCGAGTGGTTTTTTTAAAAAAACATCGGTATCTAAATGAACAAAAGGTTCTCTTTGCTCCTCTATTGCGTATAATTTTGATTCCATCCATAGTTCTAAATCCTGTTTAAAATCAACCTTAATAACTCTACACGGTAATCCTGAAAGGTATTCATAACCTATGGGATCTACATACAAAGTAATATCTTTATACCACATTTGGGTATACAAAATACTTCCTGCAGTCATATAAATAGTATTGTCGAATCTATTTCCCATATTCCATCGATTATTGGCAATAGGGTATGTATTTAAACTATAAATAATCCTCATTAATCTCTTTTTTTATTTATAAATCTCCAACCGACATAGATAATGTGTCATCTCCTTCAAGGCTACTGTCACCACCGTAATAATAGTAATATGTAGATTCAAATGTTATTGATTCTATTTCAATATCTGTATCACAAAAATCTCGTGATATGGTAAGTCTTGGAAACACTGTATTACTAACATTTACCGGCAAATTATAAGACCTGCGTACCTGTCCTGATGCATTTGGCCTTTCATTCGACAATGGTGATCCGTCTCCAAAATCCCAGGTAAATTCGGTAATTGTATTGAGGTCAACACCAGAAACCCTAAAGTTTACAGTAGCAACAGTCTTTGTATCATTATATGAAATTGATCTGGTAACAGATGCTTCTGGTTTTTCATACACTCGTACTCCAAAATTTGCGCTTTGATTGTTGACTATGAATCGTATACTGGTACCATGTAATTGTCTACTTACTCTTCTTGCATCAAAAGAATATGTGCCATCTGAATTTCTAATAACCCCTCCATCTAGACCAGCAGGAACATCGGCCCTAACTACAGCCGTCGCAGGTACAACATTGAACGGTATAGGTTGCGTATCTTCATCAAAACAAATTACCTCGTCTGGTAAGCTTATTTCATTTTCATTTTCATCACAACATAAATAAGGCAGGCAAAAATCTGCAACTACAGGATCTGCTATTGCAGGGTCAATTTCAAAGGAAAATGCTTCTAAACCACTATCACTATCTGAAACTCTTGCTGCTCTAGCTACTGCTTTATCTTTTTTGCGAGCAGCAATTTCGTCTCTTTCGCTCACTAAAGTAGCTCCTCCATCTCCATTAGATTGCGAGGTTTGTAAATAAAACAACACTAAAGTCCCTCCTGGAGGCACCCCTGCTTTGTGTTCTAATCCCAAATTACGGTTGAGATAAAAGGATTTAAAATTTTCGCCAAGGATATCATCGTTTTCTATGGGTAATGCAACTACATTAAACCCTAGGCTATTTGATTTTTTGATAGTGTTAATTCTGCCAACTACTTCTTTATAATTTCTTCCCAAATGCCCCTCTACTCTATAAAAATCACTATCGATACAAAACTCTAATGGCTTTTTTATCGCCAACAAACTATCGTGATAACTTAGATTGGTTTTATGTCTTCCTTGTATGGTTTTATCAAAATCCCAGTATTCGATTAACTTTTCACCGACATTGTAGTAAAACGGAATAGCCTTTTTACTTAATTTACCTAAATTTTTTGAAAGTGTTACTTTTATAAATTGGTAATCTGCATTGTAGTTTGCTAGCTGTGTAACAGCTCTTTTTATCAAAGTAAATAGTCTTTGCTCGCTTTTTCCTGCACTATAACAAACAGTAAGTTCGCTATTATCCTGATCAATCACGACCTCATCTTCTGTAGTTTCGGGACATAAAACACCCGAATTAATAAGAGATTCATTTAAATTGATAATTTTCGTTTCAAGATCATTGAAATTACTCGTCAAAAAATAATCAGTTTTATCCAGATCTGTTTCTCCATCAATACTGGCTATAACATTTGCTGGCATAGATCCAGAGGCACGTGAGTCAAGAATACCAGGACTTCTGGAATCCACAATATAATTGAATATTTGTGTTTCTTTTTTTATATTTTTAAATCTTTCAGCAGATAACCCTTGATTTCCTGTTGGCAATTCATCTGCTAACGTTATCACTATTGTAGGATTTGGAATATCGGTTTCCAAAATACTTTCAATCACAACCTTGTATCCTGTTTCCCACCAGTCAAAACTCGGTGATGTTGGAAAGTTTGATATCCAGGTTCTAAGTTCTGGATCTGTAGCTCTTACATATATTAAATTGTTTGGATTCATAGCATTGTCTGAGCCTGTCATCATTATAAATGAAATATAAGTATTTGAATTCCTTACAGAATCCAAATAACCATTTAAAGCATTTCTTACATTATCTCTCTGATTCGCAAAAGAACTAGAACCATCAATAGTGAAAACGATATGGATATCGACGGTACTACCACCATCTACACAGGGTGAATCATCATCACCTCCAGTATCAATATCATAAGTAAGCTCGATAGGATCACAACTATCGCAAGTAGTCGCTATTAGATCTGCCAGGATTGGTGATTTATAAAACCCATGTCTACATTCATAACAAGGGCCAGATTTTTCTACTTCGCCTAACATAAGGTGTTTTGGAAAATCTTTATATCCCGCACAACAATCTGATGTTTCGACACTTAATAATATATCTTTAATTTCGTTATAGGTATCTACAAAATCTTTTAAGGCATCGTAACGATACTGGAAATCATCGGGAATACTAGAAGCATTAAAACCGAATAGTTCGGTAAGTTTATCCTGTACAACAGTTAGTATACTAGGAGCTTTTAGAGCGGTTAAAAGTTTAGTAAATCCTTCTTCTAATTTTTGCACCGTATTATCTGCGATGATAACATCCAGGAAGCTTTGTTTTAGGTCAGTATAGGTATCAAAAATTTCTGGGGTCGCTACGACCTTATTCATAATCACCTCTGGCAGGCTGTAATATACATTGGCATAGTTCGTTTTTTGTATGGTTGGATCCTGACTAATAATATATTCGGCATCGGCTTTGCTAACCAGTAATACACGATGATTTACCACACTACTTTCTCCCTGGTTGTCACATCCCAAGGTAGTACATAAATCAGCATCTTCGATGTAGGACTCGCGATACAACAAAACTATCCTGTCTTTAA from Aquimarina sp. ERC-38 includes these protein-coding regions:
- a CDS encoding DUF6734 family protein, with amino-acid sequence MNKIVYSFWTAPLLKRWAKHKKNHNIEDILQSSINCLYLSVLFAKKWGFEVEIVTDLDSVNHFRDLPIDNLSIELTFLDYNRTWTKGKIFAIAKQNRPFVHMDWDVILRKKEVANQVRQCTSDVIVQSIDTLVFEDYLAKSNDITFEDVKNIKWLVDFKLHAVEEIIRTYDAVCNTGIVGFNDMKLKDSYVSNYLKCLEVSDTTTWVDSSRVIDQYSLYCSVKANNSNVEQILPDKDTLQETANAIGYTHFSHISKYTRTVQDKIINKINEEFPQYGYLVNSKSTIENPIKLSLCTVVMNRFDHLVATLENNVKVARQFRGQVDVNVLDYNSTDGLEAYLFNQDWFVQGVKDEVVHYYKNTTAKYYHRTLPKNVIHNLAKGEYLINVDADNYVGLSFLTYCITVAENEKNFFLRPTLPSAKGSLGRIMVHRDDFKKLGGYNLKISNYGYEDTEFSLRLRKLGVKKIDTPPHLCQDTIDHGDHERIANEKPRDKVRFDDALEDSDYENKMIDFELCPNTDQSSDIDLYKIDHTKKRNKVYDTSTPTLDRAI
- a CDS encoding DUF6734 family protein; the encoded protein is MRIIYSLNTYPIANNRWNMGNRFDNTIYMTAGSILYTQMWYKDITLYVDPIGYEYLSGLPCRVIKVDFKQDLELWMESKLYAIEEQREPFVHLDTDVFLKKPLEFEFEKVIVERKDIGYYCYEPLINFFDDYCKDLHLWDSTIPYAWSCGVIGFKDFALRDEFLSFYRILKNTLSDNRGDYDKFIEDYPGYLEIALLLEQYNLTSMLKVIGIDPTVLIPGSTIQEQSEYANNLGYTHLLGASKYHPKNINKIKRLLHKKFPDYYRSIQDRLETAAIGTL
- a CDS encoding DUF6734 family protein, with the protein product MTPVHLLWTEPFKNNHKKIESCIHMFLSATKIKEVYGGVHIITDRYGEYLVRNLGLPYDKVHLGLDQATPDFTFPDAKVIAYKLLSDAIPGYLYFDFDVFITKPVPQKDIIVQCDEGATPYPYRIYKYLRDKGIEFCFDYALKDLRFFNMGLFRCLDKSIIYEYYESYFTTKYKNQYVKLDDVLIPQYVMFLEQTYIYKVLQKNGLLDQVYEHYPRHINQFNDVELHIELDKANAIMDAYHNTDLDFEGYYHSPSDINNIEKTGYTHLMYFKIEDKVLEDVAEYAFKNYPKKFAKLMVNMKCLC
- a CDS encoding PKD domain-containing protein, with the protein product MTTTLEAITTNFRRFTKNQVLTEGHLNQIVDYFDDQIRLSRTCLSGVGIVCGFEVSCDESTSEITITQGVGVSTDGDLMHLFRPADKSNYTIDFESITYGGYRTYDNTNADYKPFFYREETQINLLELVEESSGEGITSLSSLSGLKDRIVLLYRESYIEDADLCTTLGCDNQGESSVVNHRVLLVSKADAEYIISQDPTIQKTNYANVYYSLPEVIMNKVVATPEIFDTYTDLKQSFLDVIIADNTVQKLEEGFTKLLTALKAPSILTVVQDKLTELFGFNASSIPDDFQYRYDALKDFVDTYNEIKDILLSVETSDCCAGYKDFPKHLMLGEVEKSGPCYECRHGFYKSPILADLIATTCDSCDPIELTYDIDTGGDDDSPCVDGGSTVDIHIVFTIDGSSSFANQRDNVRNALNGYLDSVRNSNTYISFIMMTGSDNAMNPNNLIYVRATDPELRTWISNFPTSPSFDWWETGYKVVIESILETDIPNPTIVITLADELPTGNQGLSAERFKNIKKETQIFNYIVDSRSPGILDSRASGSMPANVIASIDGETDLDKTDYFLTSNFNDLETKIINLNESLINSGVLCPETTEDEVVIDQDNSELTVCYSAGKSEQRLFTLIKRAVTQLANYNADYQFIKVTLSKNLGKLSKKAIPFYYNVGEKLIEYWDFDKTIQGRHKTNLSYHDSLLAIKKPLEFCIDSDFYRVEGHLGRNYKEVVGRINTIKKSNSLGFNVVALPIENDDILGENFKSFYLNRNLGLEHKAGVPPGGTLVLFYLQTSQSNGDGGATLVSERDEIAARKKDKAVARAARVSDSDSGLEAFSFEIDPAIADPVVADFCLPYLCCDENENEISLPDEVICFDEDTQPIPFNVVPATAVVRADVPAGLDGGVIRNSDGTYSFDARRVSRQLHGTSIRFIVNNQSANFGVRVYEKPEASVTRSISYNDTKTVATVNFRVSGVDLNTITEFTWDFGDGSPLSNERPNASGQVRRSYNLPVNVSNTVFPRLTISRDFCDTDIEIESITFESTYYYYYGGDSSLEGDDTLSMSVGDL